One Pagrus major chromosome 15, Pma_NU_1.0 DNA window includes the following coding sequences:
- the elovl5 gene encoding very long chain fatty acid elongase 5 — protein sequence METFNHKLNIYFETWMGPRDQRVRGWLLLDNYPPTFALTVMYLLIVWMGPKYMKHRQPYSCRGLLVLYNLGLTLLSFYMVYELVTAVWYGGYNFYCQDTHSAQEVDNKIINVLWWYYFSKLIEFMDTFFFILRKNNHQITFLHIYHHASMLNIWWFVMNWVPCGHSYFGASLNSFVHVVMYSYYGLSAIPAMRPYLWWKKYITQFQLIQFFLTMSQTIFAVIWPCDFPKGWLYFQISYMVTLIFLFSNFYIQTYNKHSASLRKEHQNGSPLSTNGHANGTPSMEHTAHKKLRVD from the exons ATGGAGACCTTCAATCATAAACTGAACATTTACTTCGAGACATGGATGGGTCCCCGAG ATCAGCGGGTGCGGGGATGGCTGCTGCTAGACAACTACCCACCAACCTTTGCACTCACAGTCATGTACCTTCTGATCGTGTGGATGGGGCCCAAGTACATGAAACACCGGCAGCCGTACTCCTGCAGAGGCCTCCTGGTGCTCTACAATCTGGGCCTCACGCTCCTGTCCTTCTACATGGTCTATGAG CTTGTTACTGCTGTGTGGTACGGTGGCTACAATTTCTACTGCCAGGACACTCACAGTGCACAGGAAGTGGATAATAAG ATCATAAATGTCCTTTGGTGGTACTACTTCTCCAAACTCATTGAGTTCATGGACACCTTTTTCTTCATACTACGGAAGAATAATCACCAGATCACCTTTCTTCACATCTACCACCACGCCAGCATGCTGAATATCTGGTGGTTTGTTATGAACTGGGTACCCTGCGGCCACT CGTACTTCGGTGCCTCCCTAAACAGCTTCGTCCACGTCGTAATGTATTCTTACTACGGCCTCTCAGCCATCCCAGCCATGCGGCCGTACCTTTGGTGGAAGAAGTACATCACACAGTTCCAGCTG ATCCAGTTCTTTTTAACCATGTCCCAGACAATATTTGCAGTCATATGGCCATGTGACTTCCCCAAGGGATGGCTTTACTTCCAAATAAGTTACATGGTCACGCTAATTTTCCTGTTCTCAAACTTCTACATTCAG ACTTACAACAAGCACAGTGCGTCTCTAAGGAAGGAGCACCAGAACGGCTCTCCTCTATCAACAAATGGACATGCAAATGGGACGCCATCGATGGAGCACACTGCACACAAGAAACTGAGAGTGGATTGA